A window of the Streptomyces sp. NBC_00250 genome harbors these coding sequences:
- a CDS encoding glycosyltransferase, producing the protein MSAIHNLAKALADHHEVELVSLRRNRDQAFFPLDPRVKTLALSDMRKHSHTYDGDDPMIEVFPHIYPNEPTDKKPWISRLAEKRLLEYLATTDADVVVSNNPKITIMLAYADRDFLKVAMEHSRPAQYGPHIRDALFKDAYPKMDAITAPTPDECRTIAGVVPAVSHLLSPMPNCIPAHEGQMSTGDNKIVVTAGLLKPHKGFNDLIEAFSSVAPRHPDWSLRIYGSGPEHGKLRKQIDDTDSNNQVFLMGPATPVTPEFAKASVFVLPSRLEAFGNVTVEAMAAGLPVVAYDAPHGPRNIITQGEDGYVVPLGDKKALAAHIEKLIADEDLRRKMAAAAVANVVRFQEAETVKRFEQLVETMRARRAIPRTATAVVTPQGDVRVKVEGLPAGSDAELVCKDIRKKADEVVLPLIGGEALVPALGMLVEGDWELAIRAAGFDMPLRSAGCDTLQMLSLKLPRTEGPALSVLLPHDHTDGTLRVQSRVRAEHVEVAGLKAGATSIVIDAAAWGAEPGKNSVIEAVHRKEADKNFTFPVKVGADGRFTASLENAAAARLHQPGTEDIWDFWLLPDRNSARIRVCKLATDVLTPMSVFTYPYPVVKASGAPAAAAADTKPKSGWRNRLSAVPTAVAGVQKYELRPYFSSNGQLSLKIIDKK; encoded by the coding sequence GTGAGCGCGATCCATAACCTGGCCAAGGCGCTCGCGGACCACCACGAGGTCGAGCTGGTCTCCCTCCGCCGCAACCGTGACCAGGCGTTCTTCCCGCTCGACCCCCGGGTGAAGACCCTCGCCCTCTCCGACATGCGGAAGCACTCCCACACGTACGACGGTGACGACCCGATGATCGAGGTCTTCCCGCACATCTACCCGAACGAGCCCACGGACAAGAAGCCGTGGATCAGCCGTCTGGCAGAGAAGCGGCTCCTGGAGTACCTGGCCACGACCGACGCCGACGTCGTGGTCAGCAACAACCCCAAGATCACCATCATGCTGGCCTACGCGGACCGCGACTTCCTGAAGGTCGCGATGGAGCACTCGCGGCCCGCGCAGTACGGCCCGCACATCCGGGACGCCCTCTTCAAGGACGCGTACCCGAAGATGGACGCGATCACCGCGCCGACGCCGGACGAGTGCCGGACCATCGCCGGGGTCGTCCCCGCCGTGAGCCACCTGCTCTCCCCGATGCCCAACTGCATCCCGGCCCACGAGGGCCAGATGTCCACCGGCGACAACAAGATCGTCGTCACCGCCGGCCTGCTCAAGCCGCACAAGGGCTTCAACGACCTCATCGAGGCCTTCTCCAGCGTGGCGCCGCGCCACCCGGACTGGAGCCTGCGGATCTACGGCTCCGGCCCCGAGCACGGCAAGCTGCGCAAGCAGATCGACGACACGGACAGCAACAACCAGGTCTTCCTGATGGGCCCGGCCACCCCGGTCACCCCGGAGTTCGCCAAGGCGTCCGTGTTCGTCCTCCCCTCCCGCCTGGAGGCCTTCGGCAACGTCACCGTCGAGGCGATGGCGGCCGGCCTGCCGGTGGTCGCCTACGACGCGCCGCACGGCCCGCGCAACATCATCACGCAGGGCGAGGACGGCTACGTCGTGCCGCTCGGCGACAAGAAGGCGCTCGCCGCGCACATCGAGAAGCTGATCGCCGACGAGGACCTGCGCCGGAAGATGGCGGCCGCCGCGGTGGCCAACGTGGTCCGCTTCCAGGAGGCCGAGACGGTCAAGCGCTTCGAGCAGCTCGTGGAGACCATGCGGGCCCGCCGGGCCATCCCCCGCACGGCCACCGCCGTGGTCACCCCGCAGGGCGACGTCCGGGTGAAGGTCGAGGGGCTGCCCGCCGGCAGCGACGCCGAGCTGGTCTGCAAGGACATCCGCAAGAAGGCCGACGAGGTCGTCCTCCCCCTCATCGGCGGCGAGGCGCTCGTCCCCGCGCTCGGCATGCTCGTCGAGGGCGACTGGGAGCTGGCGATCCGCGCCGCCGGCTTCGACATGCCGCTGCGGTCGGCCGGCTGCGACACCCTCCAGATGCTGTCGCTGAAGCTGCCCCGCACCGAGGGCCCCGCCCTCTCCGTGCTGCTGCCGCACGACCACACGGACGGCACCCTGCGGGTGCAGAGCCGGGTGCGCGCCGAGCACGTCGAGGTCGCGGGCCTGAAGGCCGGCGCCACCTCGATCGTCATCGACGCCGCGGCCTGGGGCGCCGAGCCCGGCAAGAACAGCGTGATCGAGGCCGTCCACCGCAAGGAGGCCGACAAGAACTTCACCTTCCCGGTGAAGGTCGGCGCCGACGGGCGCTTCACGGCCTCCCTGGAGAACGCCGCCGCGGCCCGCCTCCACCAGCCCGGCACCGAGGACATCTGGGACTTCTGGCTGCTGCCGGACCGGAACTCCGCCCGGATCCGCGTCTGCAAGCTGGCCACCGACGTGCTCACCCCGATGAGCGTCTTCACCTACCCGTACCCGGTGGTGAAGGCGTCCGGCGCGCCGGCCGCGGCCGCGGCGGACACCAAGCCGAAGAGCGGCTGGCGCAACCGGCTGTCCGCCGTCCCCACCGCCGTCGCCGGCGTCCAGAAGTACGAGCTGCGTCCGTACTTCTCCAGCAACGGCCAGCTCTCGCTGAAGATCATCGACAAGAAGTGA
- a CDS encoding TIGR03936 family radical SAM-associated protein, whose amino-acid sequence MQRIRLRYTKRGRLRFTSHRDFQRAFERALRRAEVPMAYSAGFTPHPKVSYANAAPTGTGSEAEYLEIALTEARDPETLRALLDESLPAGLDITDAVEARTSGLADRLTASIWELRLEGVTVEDVAKAAEAFLAAETVEVQRKTKNGIRTFDARSAVTELTAAAPQGDPQGDRSLDSACAILRLVVRHVTPAVRPDDVLSGLRAVADLAPPVPAAVTRLAQGLFDEESGTVTDPLAPDREAVTAASTTAAATASATAPGAGTA is encoded by the coding sequence GTGCAGCGCATCCGACTGCGCTACACCAAGCGCGGCCGCCTCCGGTTCACCAGTCACCGTGACTTCCAGCGCGCTTTCGAGCGTGCGCTGCGCCGTGCCGAGGTGCCCATGGCGTACTCGGCCGGCTTCACCCCGCACCCCAAGGTGTCGTACGCCAACGCCGCCCCGACGGGCACGGGCTCCGAGGCCGAATACCTGGAGATCGCCCTCACCGAGGCACGCGACCCGGAGACCCTGCGGGCCCTGCTCGACGAGTCCCTCCCGGCCGGCCTCGACATCACCGACGCCGTCGAGGCCCGGACCTCGGGCCTCGCCGACCGGCTCACCGCCTCCATCTGGGAGCTGCGCCTCGAAGGCGTCACCGTCGAGGACGTGGCGAAGGCCGCCGAGGCGTTTCTCGCGGCCGAGACCGTGGAAGTACAGCGCAAGACCAAGAACGGCATCCGCACCTTCGACGCCCGTTCCGCGGTCACCGAGCTGACGGCAGCCGCTCCCCAGGGCGATCCCCAGGGTGATAGGTCGCTGGACAGCGCCTGTGCGATACTGCGGCTGGTTGTTCGGCACGTGACACCTGCCGTACGACCCGACGACGTCCTGTCCGGTCTCCGAGCTGTGGCCGACCTGGCGCCGCCGGTCCCCGCAGCGGTGACCAGGCTGGCGCAGGGGCTCTTCGACGAGGAGTCCGGCACGGTGACCGACCCGCTCGCGCCCGACCGCGAGGCAGTCACGGCCGCATCTACCACGGCCGCCGCGACCGCCTCTGCGACGGCGCCGGGTGCCGGCACCGCGTAA
- a CDS encoding Rne/Rng family ribonuclease, whose product MLESNEDTNAPGDKLPPRRRRRAASRPAGPPVTGATADTTETTAAPEAAAVEAAPAEAEAAPAPRTRRRATRKATAPAAEETTAPAVETPEPVAETAAVAEAVEEAPEAAPARPRRRATRKATSPVTSTAAAEQPADEPVAAPAADVAEEAVEAAPPARARRRATRKATAPAGAPAAAEETVVVAPAAEPVVESAPAAEVAEEAAAPAPRARRRATRKVTSPETAAEAPVAGESLPTSTVAQIAAEEAEVTAAETAATRGRGRRRATSPQFTSEPAPAGESRRAARPSVAVFQAPVFTEPMFQTPETAAAAAASAAVEPEEDELVEADETVETVEAVEPEAVEAPEPAAERAEAGSRRRRRRRGEPVAVEPVPATVADEPEVEAVADEIDEAEEAEETDEYEDRPSRRRRRGGRRRRRGELSEAEEAEEGEEQPHAEDESDEAEESDEEQDEAEGFAGGSSSSRRRRRRRRRSGDASADAEGADEEGVRTVVKVREPRPAREKAEPGTGADEVQSIKGSTRLEAKKQRRREGREQGRRRVPIITEAEFLARREAVERVMVVRQSGERTQIGVLEDNVLVEHYVNKEQATSYVGNVYLGKVQNVLPSMEAAFVDIGKGRNAVLYAGEVNFEALGMGNGPRRIETALKSGQSVLVQVTKDPIGHKGARLTSQVSLPGRYLVYVPEGSMTGISRKLPDTERARLKTILKKIVPEDAGVIVRTAAEGASEDELRRDVERLQAQWEDIQKKAKSGNAPTLLYGEPDMTVRVVRDIFNEDFSKVIVSGDEAWETIHGYVHHVAPDLTDRLSRWTSEVDVFATYRIDEQLMKALDRKVWLPSGGSLVIDKTEAMIVVDVNTGKFTGQGGNLEETVTRNNLEAAEEIVRQLRLRDLGGIVVIDFIDMVLESNRDLVLRRLLECLGRDRTKHQVAEVTSLGLVQMTRKRVGQGLLESFSETCVHCNGRGVIVHMEQPTTAGGGGGGKRSKKRGRGGAEHVHEHEHAEGGEAAEISEAPEIETEAEVAAELAAPVALPEPIAADEELYGSIAEAEAAATRGRGRRRATRRVSAPVAARPVVETEAVEFESKPKRVAEPVAAPEPVVEPEPVVAPVAEAVVEPVAEPVVEETAAPAPRGRRRATRRVTSPVVSTTEPAAAPTAVEPVVEPEPVVAPVAEAVVEPAVEEAPVAAPPRARRRVVRKATAPAGSPSGAEDAAVVVVTAAPAEATEAPVEASAEAEAEPAPVKKTAARKTAAKKTTAKKAATKKTAATKKTAAKKTTTKKAPAKKAAEKTAAPAQD is encoded by the coding sequence ATGCTCGAGTCCAACGAAGACACCAACGCCCCCGGTGACAAGCTGCCGCCGCGCCGCAGGCGCCGCGCCGCTTCCCGCCCCGCCGGTCCGCCGGTGACGGGCGCGACCGCCGACACCACCGAGACGACGGCGGCCCCCGAGGCCGCGGCCGTCGAGGCCGCCCCGGCCGAGGCCGAGGCCGCACCCGCGCCGCGTACCCGCCGCCGGGCCACCCGCAAGGCCACCGCACCGGCCGCTGAGGAGACCACGGCGCCCGCCGTGGAGACCCCGGAGCCGGTCGCGGAGACCGCCGCCGTGGCCGAGGCCGTCGAGGAGGCCCCCGAGGCCGCCCCGGCCCGCCCGCGCCGCCGCGCCACTCGTAAGGCCACCTCGCCGGTGACCTCCACGGCCGCCGCCGAGCAGCCCGCCGACGAGCCCGTGGCCGCCCCGGCCGCCGACGTCGCGGAGGAGGCCGTCGAGGCCGCCCCGCCGGCCCGCGCCCGCCGCCGTGCCACCCGTAAGGCCACCGCCCCGGCCGGCGCGCCTGCCGCCGCCGAGGAGACCGTGGTCGTGGCTCCGGCCGCCGAGCCGGTCGTCGAGAGCGCCCCGGCCGCCGAGGTCGCGGAGGAGGCCGCCGCGCCCGCCCCGCGTGCCCGCCGCCGCGCCACCCGCAAGGTCACCTCGCCCGAGACGGCCGCCGAGGCCCCCGTCGCCGGCGAGTCGCTGCCGACGTCGACCGTCGCGCAGATCGCCGCCGAGGAGGCCGAGGTCACCGCCGCCGAGACCGCGGCCACCCGTGGCCGTGGCCGCCGTCGCGCGACCTCCCCGCAGTTCACCTCCGAGCCCGCCCCGGCCGGTGAGTCCCGCCGTGCCGCGCGTCCCTCCGTCGCCGTCTTCCAGGCGCCGGTCTTCACCGAGCCGATGTTCCAGACCCCGGAGACCGCCGCCGCTGCCGCCGCCTCCGCCGCGGTGGAGCCGGAGGAGGACGAGCTCGTCGAGGCGGACGAGACGGTCGAGACCGTCGAGGCCGTCGAGCCCGAGGCCGTGGAGGCCCCGGAGCCCGCCGCCGAGCGCGCCGAGGCCGGCTCCCGCCGTCGCCGTCGTCGCCGTGGCGAGCCCGTCGCCGTCGAGCCCGTACCGGCCACCGTCGCCGACGAGCCCGAGGTCGAGGCCGTCGCCGACGAGATCGACGAGGCCGAGGAGGCCGAGGAGACGGACGAGTACGAGGACCGCCCGTCCCGCCGTCGCCGCCGTGGCGGCCGCCGTCGCCGTCGCGGTGAGCTCTCCGAGGCCGAGGAGGCCGAGGAGGGCGAGGAGCAGCCGCACGCCGAGGACGAGTCCGACGAGGCCGAGGAGAGCGACGAGGAGCAGGACGAGGCCGAGGGCTTCGCCGGCGGCTCCAGCAGCTCCCGCCGTCGCCGTCGCCGTCGCCGTCGCAGCGGGGACGCCTCCGCCGACGCCGAGGGCGCCGACGAGGAAGGCGTCCGTACGGTCGTCAAGGTCCGCGAGCCCCGCCCGGCCCGTGAGAAGGCCGAGCCCGGCACCGGCGCCGACGAGGTCCAGTCCATCAAGGGCTCGACCCGCCTGGAGGCCAAGAAGCAGCGCCGCCGCGAGGGCCGCGAGCAGGGCCGCCGCCGCGTCCCGATCATCACGGAGGCCGAGTTCCTGGCCCGCCGTGAGGCCGTCGAGCGCGTCATGGTCGTCCGCCAGAGCGGCGAGCGCACCCAGATCGGCGTCCTGGAAGACAACGTGCTCGTGGAGCACTACGTCAACAAGGAGCAGGCCACCTCGTACGTCGGCAACGTCTACCTGGGCAAGGTCCAGAACGTCCTGCCGTCGATGGAGGCCGCCTTCGTCGACATCGGCAAGGGCCGCAACGCCGTCCTGTACGCCGGTGAGGTCAACTTCGAGGCGCTCGGCATGGGCAACGGCCCGCGTCGCATCGAGACCGCGCTCAAGTCCGGCCAGTCGGTCCTCGTCCAGGTGACGAAGGACCCGATCGGCCACAAGGGTGCCCGTCTGACCAGCCAGGTCTCGCTGCCCGGCCGCTACCTCGTGTACGTGCCCGAGGGTTCGATGACCGGCATCAGCCGCAAGCTCCCGGACACCGAGCGCGCCCGCCTCAAGACCATCCTCAAGAAGATCGTCCCCGAGGACGCGGGCGTCATCGTGCGCACCGCCGCCGAGGGCGCGAGCGAGGACGAGCTGCGCCGTGACGTCGAGCGACTGCAGGCGCAGTGGGAGGACATCCAGAAGAAGGCGAAGAGCGGCAACGCCCCGACGCTGCTCTACGGCGAGCCGGACATGACCGTCCGTGTCGTCCGCGACATCTTCAACGAGGACTTCTCCAAGGTCATCGTCAGCGGTGACGAGGCGTGGGAGACCATCCACGGTTACGTGCACCACGTCGCCCCGGACCTGACCGACCGCCTGTCCAGGTGGACGAGCGAGGTCGACGTCTTCGCGACGTACCGGATCGACGAGCAGCTCATGAAGGCGCTCGACCGCAAGGTCTGGCTGCCGAGCGGCGGCTCGCTGGTGATCGACAAGACCGAGGCGATGATCGTCGTCGACGTCAACACCGGCAAGTTCACCGGCCAGGGCGGCAACCTCGAAGAGACCGTGACGAGGAACAACCTCGAAGCGGCCGAGGAGATCGTGCGTCAGCTGCGGCTGCGCGACCTCGGCGGCATCGTCGTCATCGACTTCATCGACATGGTCCTGGAGTCCAACCGCGACCTGGTGCTCCGTCGCCTCCTGGAGTGCCTGGGCCGGGACCGGACCAAGCACCAGGTGGCCGAGGTCACCTCGCTGGGCCTGGTCCAGATGACCCGTAAGCGGGTCGGCCAGGGCCTCCTGGAGTCCTTCTCCGAGACCTGCGTCCACTGCAACGGCCGCGGTGTCATCGTGCACATGGAGCAGCCGACCACCGCCGGTGGCGGTGGCGGCGGCAAGCGCTCGAAGAAGCGCGGCCGCGGCGGCGCCGAGCACGTCCACGAGCACGAGCACGCCGAGGGCGGCGAGGCCGCGGAGATCTCGGAGGCCCCGGAGATCGAGACCGAGGCCGAGGTCGCGGCCGAGCTGGCCGCCCCGGTGGCCCTGCCCGAGCCGATCGCCGCGGACGAGGAGCTGTACGGCTCCATCGCCGAGGCGGAGGCCGCCGCCACCCGCGGCCGTGGCCGTCGTCGCGCCACCCGCAGGGTGTCCGCGCCGGTCGCCGCGCGTCCGGTCGTGGAGACCGAGGCCGTCGAGTTCGAGTCGAAGCCGAAGCGCGTCGCCGAGCCCGTCGCGGCGCCGGAGCCGGTCGTCGAGCCGGAGCCCGTCGTGGCGCCGGTCGCCGAGGCCGTCGTCGAGCCCGTGGCCGAGCCGGTGGTCGAGGAGACCGCCGCCCCGGCCCCGCGCGGCCGTCGTCGTGCCACCCGTCGTGTGACCTCCCCGGTCGTCTCGACCACGGAGCCGGCCGCCGCGCCGACCGCCGTCGAGCCGGTCGTCGAGCCGGAGCCCGTCGTGGCGCCGGTCGCCGAGGCCGTCGTCGAGCCCGCCGTCGAGGAGGCCCCCGTGGCCGCCCCGCCGCGTGCCCGCCGCCGGGTGGTCCGTAAGGCCACCGCTCCCGCCGGTTCGCCCTCGGGCGCCGAGGACGCGGCCGTCGTCGTGGTGACCGCGGCTCCGGCCGAGGCCACCGAGGCTCCCGTCGAGGCGTCCGCCGAGGCCGAGGCCGAGCCCGCCCCCGTCAAGAAGACGGCGGCGCGCAAGACCGCGGCGAAGAAGACCACGGCCAAGAAGGCCGCCACCAAGAAGACGGCGGCGACCAAGAAGACCGCGGCGAAGAAGACCACCACCAAGAAGGCCCCGGCCAAGAAGGCGGCGGAGAAGACCGCCGCCCCGGCCCAGGACTGA
- the rplU gene encoding 50S ribosomal protein L21 → MYAIVRSGGRQHKVAVGDIVEVDKISTAKVGDTVELSTLLVVDGDAVTSDPWVLAGIKVTAEVVDHHKGAKIDILRYKNKTGYRRRQGHRQQYTAIKVTGIPAAAK, encoded by the coding sequence GTGTACGCCATCGTGCGCAGCGGTGGTCGCCAGCACAAGGTTGCTGTCGGCGACATCGTTGAGGTTGACAAGATTTCCACTGCCAAGGTTGGCGACACGGTCGAGCTCTCGACCCTGCTCGTTGTCGACGGCGACGCTGTGACCAGCGACCCGTGGGTCCTGGCCGGCATCAAGGTCACGGCCGAGGTCGTGGACCACCACAAGGGCGCCAAGATCGACATCCTGCGCTACAAGAACAAGACCGGCTACCGCCGTCGCCAGGGTCACCGCCAGCAGTACACGGCGATCAAGGTCACCGGTATCCCCGCGGCTGCGAAGTAA
- the rpmA gene encoding 50S ribosomal protein L27: MAHKKGASSTRNGRDSNAQRLGVKRFGGQVVSAGEILVRQRGTHFHPGAGVGRGGDDTLFALLPGSVQFGTHRGRKVVNIVPVA, from the coding sequence ATGGCACACAAGAAGGGCGCATCGTCCACCCGGAACGGGCGCGATTCCAACGCTCAGCGGCTCGGCGTGAAGCGCTTCGGCGGTCAGGTCGTCTCCGCTGGTGAGATCCTCGTCCGCCAGCGCGGCACCCACTTCCACCCGGGCGCCGGCGTCGGCCGTGGCGGCGACGACACGCTGTTCGCCCTGCTGCCCGGCTCGGTGCAGTTCGGCACCCACCGTGGCCGCAAGGTCGTGAACATCGTTCCGGTCGCCTGA